A stretch of the Planktothricoides raciborskii GIHE-MW2 genome encodes the following:
- a CDS encoding Uma2 family endonuclease: MTAILATQTSNKPTTESNPKIPEIPEIIYPSSDGKPVAETYDHLYAILITLEVLRQYLTGQQATVLGNQFLYYSQGFPKLRIAPDVMVIFNVQPGGRDNYKIWEEGQVLAVIFEITSPGTKDQDLISKKDLYAQLEVKEYWLFDPKGQWITEKLQGYRLRGETYELITDNLSEPLQLRLAVEDKLIGFYRLDTGEKLLIPSELATALEQAQAQAEQERQLAENERQRAETERQQREEIEAQLARYRQQFGELPE, translated from the coding sequence TCAAACCCGAAAATCCCGGAAATCCCGGAAATAATTTATCCTAGTTCAGATGGTAAACCAGTGGCAGAAACTTACGACCATTTATATGCAATTCTGATCACCTTAGAAGTATTAAGACAATACCTCACAGGTCAACAAGCCACCGTATTAGGCAACCAATTTCTTTACTACTCCCAAGGATTTCCCAAACTACGCATCGCCCCAGATGTGATGGTAATTTTTAACGTACAACCCGGAGGCAGAGATAACTATAAAATCTGGGAAGAAGGACAAGTTCTGGCGGTAATTTTTGAAATTACTTCTCCGGGGACAAAAGATCAGGATCTAATTTCCAAAAAAGACTTGTATGCCCAATTAGAGGTGAAAGAATATTGGTTATTTGACCCCAAAGGACAATGGATTACCGAAAAATTACAGGGCTATCGGCTTCGGGGAGAAACTTATGAACTCATTACCGATAATCTGAGTGAACCATTACAACTACGGTTAGCGGTAGAAGATAAATTGATTGGTTTCTATCGCCTTGATACCGGAGAAAAATTGTTAATTCCCTCGGAATTAGCCACTGCCCTTGAGCAAGCCCAAGCCCAAGCAGAACAAGAACGCCAACTGGCGGAAAACGAACGCCAACGAGCGGAAACTGAACGCCAACAACGAGAAGAAATTGAAGCCCAATTAGCTCGCTATCGGCAACAATTTGGCGAATTACCTGAGTAA
- a CDS encoding Uma2 family endonuclease, which translates to MTAILATQTSNKPTTESNPEIPEIPEIPEIPEIIYPSSDGKPVAETYDHLYAILITLEVLRQYLTGQQATVLGNQFLYYSQGFPKLRIAPDVMVIFNVQPGGRDNYKIWEEGQVPAVIFEITSPGTKDQDLISKKDLYAQLEVKEYWLFDPKGQWITEKLQGYRLRGETYELITDNLSEPLQLRLAVEDKLIGFYRLDTGEKLLIPSELATALEQAQAQAEQERQRREELEAQLARYRQQFGELPE; encoded by the coding sequence ATGACAGCAATTTTAGCGACCCAAACCAGTAACAAACCAACCACCGAATCAAACCCGGAAATCCCGGAAATCCCGGAAATCCCGGAAATCCCGGAAATAATTTATCCTAGTTCAGATGGTAAACCAGTGGCAGAAACTTACGACCATTTATATGCAATTCTGATCACCTTAGAAGTATTAAGACAATACCTCACAGGTCAACAAGCCACCGTATTAGGCAACCAATTTCTTTACTACTCCCAAGGATTTCCCAAACTACGCATCGCCCCAGATGTGATGGTAATTTTTAACGTACAACCCGGAGGCAGAGATAACTATAAAATCTGGGAAGAAGGACAAGTTCCTGCGGTAATTTTTGAAATTACTTCTCCGGGGACAAAAGATCAGGATCTAATTTCCAAAAAAGACTTGTATGCCCAATTAGAGGTGAAAGAATATTGGTTATTTGACCCCAAAGGACAATGGATTACCGAAAAATTACAGGGCTATCGGCTTCGGGGAGAAACTTATGAACTCATTACCGATAATCTGAGTGAACCATTACAACTACGGTTAGCGGTAGAAGATAAATTGATTGGTTTCTATCGCCTTGATACCGGAGAAAAATTGTTAATTCCCTCGGAATTAGCCACTGCCCTTGAGCAAGCCCAAGCCCAAGCAGAACAAGAACGCCAACGTCGCGAAGAACTCGAAGCGCAATTAGCTCGTTATCGGCAACAATTTGGCGAATTACCTGAGTAA
- a CDS encoding Uma2 family endonuclease: MTAILATQPSTKPSTQPTTESTSKSTPEIPEIIYPSSDGKPVAETYDHLYAILITLEVLRQYLTGQQATVLGNQFLYYSQGFPKLRIAPDVMVIFDVQPGGRDNYKIWEEGQVPAVIFEITSPGTKDQDLISKKDLYAQLEVKEYWLFDPKGQWITEKLQGYRLRGETYELITDNLSELLKLRLAVEDKLIGFYRLDTGEKLLIPSELATALEEETLARQSAEAQAEQERKRAEAEHQRAETERQRREEIEAELARYRQQFGELPE; the protein is encoded by the coding sequence ATGACAGCAATTTTAGCAACCCAACCCAGTACCAAACCCAGTACCCAACCAACCACCGAATCAACCAGCAAATCAACCCCGGAAATCCCGGAAATAATTTATCCTAGTTCAGATGGTAAACCCGTGGCAGAAACTTACGACCATTTATATGCAATTCTGATCACCTTAGAAGTATTAAGACAATACCTCACAGGTCAACAAGCCACCGTATTAGGCAACCAATTTCTTTACTACTCCCAAGGATTTCCCAAACTACGCATCGCCCCAGATGTGATGGTAATTTTTGACGTACAACCCGGAGGCAGAGATAACTATAAAATTTGGGAAGAAGGGCAAGTTCCGGCGGTAATTTTTGAAATTACTTCCCCAGGAACAAAAGATCAGGATCTAATTTCCAAAAAAGACTTGTATGCCCAATTAGAGGTGAAAGAATATTGGTTATTTGACCCCAAAGGACAATGGATTACCGAAAAATTACAGGGCTATCGGCTTCGGGGAGAAACTTATGAACTCATTACCGATAATCTGAGTGAACTGTTAAAACTACGGTTAGCGGTAGAAGATAAATTGATTGGTTTCTATCGCCTTGATACCGGAGAAAAATTGTTAATTCCCTCGGAATTAGCCACTGCTTTGGAAGAGGAAACCCTTGCCCGTCAGTCTGCGGAAGCCCAAGCAGAACAAGAACGCAAACGAGCGGAAGCCGAACATCAACGAGCAGAAACTGAACGCCAACGGCGGGAAGAAATTGAAGCCGAATTAGCTCGCTATCGGCAACAATTTGGCGAGTTGCCGGAATGA
- a CDS encoding matrixin family metalloprotease, producing MSVILTNHPIIAKNSFNNSPIQTNLINNLPKTASDAASDAENILPKPHPLPETLQQWQDSSGDYFSEIAPISSVGYLIWSKFPVTVYIQTPTLEELETFEGKSLQTWVTFVSQAVAEWSVYFPLKIIDDPETADIAIWRRRPGLRLSETGEILPARSAEANYQLYHISQQKSDNSTDNLPDNLPESLAHKFTILLSPTQTGSYIQSAAKHELGHALGIWGHSPLETDVMYLAQVRNSPQISPRDINTLKRIYQQPTYLGWPKLF from the coding sequence TTGTCTGTAATATTGACAAATCATCCCATCATCGCCAAAAATTCATTCAACAATTCACCCATTCAAACCAACCTAATAAACAATTTACCAAAAACTGCATCAGATGCAGCATCAGACGCAGAAAATATCCTGCCCAAACCGCATCCTTTGCCAGAAACATTGCAGCAGTGGCAAGACTCCAGCGGCGATTATTTCTCAGAAATTGCTCCGATTTCATCCGTAGGCTATCTGATTTGGTCGAAATTTCCCGTCACCGTCTATATTCAAACCCCAACACTGGAAGAGTTAGAAACTTTTGAAGGCAAAAGTCTGCAAACCTGGGTGACTTTTGTCTCCCAAGCCGTTGCCGAATGGAGCGTTTATTTTCCCTTAAAAATCATTGACGATCCAGAAACCGCCGATATCGCTATTTGGCGGCGCCGCCCCGGTCTAAGACTTTCAGAAACCGGGGAAATTCTGCCAGCGCGATCGGCGGAAGCTAATTATCAATTATATCATATATCTCAGCAAAAATCAGATAATTCAACAGATAATTTACCAGATAATTTACCAGAAAGTTTAGCTCATAAATTTACAATTTTACTGAGTCCCACGCAAACAGGTTCTTATATTCAATCAGCGGCAAAACATGAACTCGGTCATGCCTTGGGCATTTGGGGGCATAGTCCCCTAGAAACCGATGTCATGTATTTGGCTCAAGTGAGAAATTCGCCGCAAATTTCCCCGCGAGATATCAATACATTGAAGCGCATTTATCAGCAACCAACTTATTTAGGCTGGCCTAAATTATTTTAG
- the secG gene encoding preprotein translocase subunit SecG, giving the protein MTVNSLLEVIWTISAFGLVVLVLLHSPKGDGIGGIGGQAQLFTSTKSAETTLNRVTWTFAILFMGLTIILSAGWLG; this is encoded by the coding sequence ATGACGGTTAACTCTCTTCTAGAAGTGATTTGGACTATTTCGGCATTTGGGCTGGTGGTCTTGGTTCTGCTACATAGCCCCAAAGGTGATGGCATTGGTGGAATTGGCGGACAAGCCCAACTTTTTACCAGTACCAAAAGCGCCGAAACTACCTTAAACCGGGTTACTTGGACCTTTGCCATCCTGTTTATGGGTTTGACGATTATTCTCAGTGCCGGTTGGCTTGGTTAA
- the gpmI gene encoding 2,3-bisphosphoglycerate-independent phosphoglycerate mutase, giving the protein MPKGFRSPVVLIILDGWGYRESNDGNAIATGHTPVMDSLWETYPRTLIHTSGKAVGLPAGQMGNSEVGHINIGAGRVVKQELMRITDAVEDGSLLENPALVKLCAEVRSRQGKLHLIGLCSDGGVHSHLSHLFGLLRLAKAENISDVCIHAITDGRDTLPNSGVSYIEQIDRAIAEIGVGKIATITGRYYAMDRDRRWDRVKRAYDLLTIDGSGNGMSAAEVLKASYAQDITDEFINPTRITNGAVEPGDGIIFYNFRPDRSRQLSWAFMSPNFNGFEREQIQPLSFVTFTQYDQDLPVMVAFEPQNLNNILGQVIADRGLRQLRTAETEKYAHVTYFFNGGLEEPFEGEDRELIPSPMVATYDQQPEMSAEEVTDTAIAALQKGIYSLVVMNYANPDMVGHTGMMDAAIKAVETVDRCLGRLLEAIGKVGGTVLITADHGNAELMCDETGQPWTAHTTNPVPLILIEGEGVKISGHGNQVKLRENGCLADIAPTILDILQIPQPPEMTGRSLIAAAEVQILLPRQPVPLSV; this is encoded by the coding sequence ATGCCAAAAGGATTTCGATCGCCGGTAGTGCTAATTATTTTAGATGGCTGGGGCTACCGCGAATCAAATGATGGAAACGCTATTGCCACTGGTCATACTCCGGTGATGGATAGCCTTTGGGAAACCTATCCCCGAACCTTAATTCATACTTCGGGAAAAGCAGTGGGTTTGCCCGCTGGTCAAATGGGAAATTCCGAAGTGGGTCATATCAATATCGGTGCGGGAAGAGTCGTTAAGCAAGAGTTAATGCGGATTACCGATGCGGTAGAGGATGGTTCTCTGCTAGAAAACCCCGCATTGGTGAAATTATGCGCTGAAGTGCGATCGCGCCAAGGCAAACTGCATTTAATTGGCTTATGTTCCGATGGCGGTGTGCATTCTCATTTGAGCCACCTGTTCGGATTGCTCCGACTAGCCAAAGCGGAAAACATTTCTGATGTCTGCATTCATGCGATTACCGATGGTCGAGATACCCTGCCTAATTCTGGGGTTTCATATATAGAACAAATCGATCGGGCGATCGCGGAGATTGGTGTCGGTAAAATTGCCACAATTACGGGTCGTTATTATGCAATGGATCGCGATCGCCGTTGGGATCGGGTCAAACGGGCTTACGATCTGTTAACCATTGATGGGTCTGGCAATGGAATGTCAGCGGCTGAAGTCCTCAAAGCATCTTACGCCCAAGATATCACCGATGAGTTTATCAACCCCACCCGGATTACCAATGGGGCAGTAGAACCGGGAGACGGAATTATTTTCTATAACTTCCGGCCCGATCGCTCCAGACAACTGTCTTGGGCGTTTATGAGCCCTAATTTTAACGGCTTTGAACGGGAGCAAATTCAACCCCTATCATTTGTCACCTTCACCCAATACGATCAAGATTTGCCGGTGATGGTCGCCTTTGAACCGCAGAACTTGAACAATATTTTAGGCCAAGTGATTGCCGATCGCGGTCTGCGTCAGCTACGCACGGCGGAAACGGAAAAATATGCTCATGTGACTTATTTCTTTAATGGCGGTCTGGAAGAACCCTTTGAGGGGGAAGACCGCGAGTTAATTCCGTCGCCAATGGTCGCCACTTATGACCAGCAGCCGGAAATGTCCGCCGAAGAAGTCACCGATACCGCGATCGCTGCCCTGCAAAAAGGCATCTATTCCTTAGTGGTGATGAACTATGCCAACCCAGATATGGTGGGTCACACGGGCATGATGGATGCGGCGATTAAAGCGGTGGAAACCGTAGACCGCTGTCTGGGAAGGCTACTAGAGGCGATCGGCAAAGTGGGCGGTACGGTACTGATTACTGCTGACCACGGCAATGCGGAGTTAATGTGTGATGAAACTGGTCAACCCTGGACAGCGCACACCACCAATCCCGTGCCTTTAATCCTGATCGAAGGGGAAGGGGTGAAAATCTCTGGACATGGCAATCAAGTCAAACTCCGGGAAAACGGCTGTCTGGCAGATATTGCCCCGACCATCCTGGATATTTTGCAAATCCCCCAACCGCCAGAAATGACAGGTCGCTCTTTAATTGCCGCAGCTGAGGTGCAAATTTTGCTCCCACGTCAACCTGTCCCCTTATCTGTCTAG
- a CDS encoding DUF1802 family protein, producing MSNYFSLPIAVPIPAPEVDALIEGKIVAIIARMSIAGRTFSLYPGDSSLNPLPSEEYYQSDFVQYAETAFNGLNDDTVIKAWARCESCEIVSDVNAIAPLSEATIWTPAGLQAILNQRRHIFLAYLRVYHLENPTVAPANSKGNFISFQLNVSSDRPILTDDQFSQYYQNLQERKPREPFTPPPPIIPPLPPPFDRLYPALTQLVTTNSAANSFYQQLLKFLGLNQPAPVIPENPDLAWIKTITDLGNRSQAEDTGKSNYQAGTDFENIVRQSLEFLGFTIDYSHKGGAGGLDLFCSAPYLLVGECKSGKSIPNDTAVQLLNLATLRLQDSKLRDQAVKLIIGPGKPTQQLLQAAKVHKMSIISPETLKELVTLESQCPRCIDLFKLKEYLEPGQSDQAIAQYIDQVKQQLKVRSHIVQLVKNHLNKTNAKFIGLETIYGAYPYSNPPEDLDQQQLYQILLELSSYFAGYLGRIPGNHGQKSDRFYFLRDVAINV from the coding sequence ATGAGTAACTATTTTTCTCTGCCGATCGCCGTACCAATACCCGCCCCAGAGGTGGATGCTTTAATTGAAGGTAAAATCGTGGCGATTATCGCCAGAATGTCTATCGCCGGACGGACTTTTTCCCTTTATCCTGGGGATAGTTCTCTCAATCCATTGCCTTCGGAAGAGTATTACCAATCGGATTTTGTACAGTACGCCGAAACTGCTTTTAATGGTTTAAATGATGACACGGTTATTAAAGCATGGGCAAGATGCGAATCCTGTGAAATCGTCAGCGATGTAAATGCGATCGCCCCATTATCCGAGGCAACGATTTGGACACCGGCAGGACTGCAAGCAATTCTGAATCAACGTCGTCATATTTTTTTAGCTTATTTACGAGTGTATCATCTAGAAAATCCCACCGTAGCCCCGGCCAATTCTAAAGGAAATTTTATCAGTTTCCAGTTAAATGTATCCAGCGATCGCCCCATATTAACTGATGACCAGTTTAGCCAATATTACCAAAACTTGCAAGAACGAAAACCGAGGGAACCATTCACCCCACCGCCCCCGATAATTCCGCCATTACCTCCACCGTTCGATCGCTTATACCCCGCATTAACTCAATTAGTCACCACCAACTCGGCGGCTAATTCATTCTATCAGCAACTTTTAAAGTTTTTAGGCTTAAATCAACCTGCCCCAGTTATTCCCGAAAATCCCGATTTAGCTTGGATTAAAACTATCACCGATTTAGGAAATCGTAGCCAAGCAGAAGATACGGGCAAAAGTAACTATCAAGCGGGGACAGACTTTGAAAATATTGTCCGCCAAAGCCTAGAATTTTTAGGCTTTACGATTGATTATAGTCATAAAGGTGGCGCAGGAGGATTAGATTTATTTTGTTCTGCCCCTTATCTCTTGGTCGGGGAATGTAAGTCTGGTAAAAGTATCCCCAATGATACCGCCGTCCAATTATTAAACTTAGCCACTCTTCGCCTCCAAGACTCTAAGTTACGGGACCAAGCTGTCAAACTGATTATCGGCCCTGGCAAACCTACCCAACAACTATTACAAGCCGCAAAGGTTCATAAAATGTCTATTATTAGCCCCGAAACCCTGAAAGAATTAGTCACCTTAGAAAGTCAATGTCCCCGTTGCATTGACTTATTTAAACTGAAAGAATACCTGGAACCCGGACAAAGTGACCAGGCGATCGCCCAATATATCGATCAAGTGAAACAACAACTTAAGGTGCGATCGCATATAGTCCAACTGGTGAAAAATCATCTCAACAAAACCAATGCTAAATTTATTGGGCTAGAGACGATTTATGGGGCTTATCCCTACTCAAATCCTCCCGAAGATTTAGACCAACAACAATTATACCAAATTTTACTAGAACTTTCTTCTTATTTTGCCGGATATCTAGGCCGGATTCCTGGGAATCATGGCCAAAAGAGCGATCGCTTTTATTTTTTACGAGACGTAGCGATCAATGTTTAA
- a CDS encoding ATP-binding protein, whose amino-acid sequence MDNLSASPIEQINSAIQANNPFNAGIVKKQNVWGKDFPDLTVLHQKASDKVLEALETVKSSKDRKDKVTSLAIMGSVGVGKTHIISRIRHHLKEKGDGLFIYSSFDTYSDLNLVKYNFQHSLVESLSYPGSQGVMQFQEVAASLANDGLQVLNPKNKRQDPAKLIKNFDKVYQQGLAKKQNLIDILQEQILKSKPQEDPYIVRATLWLLSQSKAPFALKWLSGEELAPATAAEMGLPANANKTNQQKENDALITTLHILNLISVYNPVVICFDQLDIDQINDAGFTTAQVAANLVSTLYDQLEVELVGQGVVILTVLIPNKWNNEVKYLGSGITHRFSTYTNNQPLELNPLNGGLFVDLVKLWLNEFYQKHNLVPPDPLYPFQESDLLNYGKNKPTVREGLEWCAKNFKAPDKPPLPSDPVERFQLALQAVRSSNQVKTLDTLEDSEASQTIGAALKFSFQTLIGETFTGQTPSGQPLNNVQIIAVEEITPKSKNSGWINFKLVGEENGQRFKLGVAVLEHTHGLSVGAGMQRLIDYDTFDLTRGCLVRSAEKKILKNWHSSGYLETLLQNGGEWADLKPQEIKPLLEFYFVNEQRENYGLSEQQAIEFSKPEIIQNPLLLEILSSPTAIIEDIIKLFDDDSDDDENGFIYIGGLFDTDDDNDDEDLT is encoded by the coding sequence ATGGATAATTTATCAGCTTCCCCAATCGAACAAATCAACAGCGCCATTCAAGCAAACAATCCTTTCAATGCGGGAATTGTAAAAAAACAGAATGTTTGGGGTAAAGATTTTCCTGATTTAACCGTTCTACATCAAAAAGCCTCAGACAAAGTGCTGGAAGCACTGGAAACCGTTAAAAGCAGTAAAGACCGCAAAGATAAAGTGACTTCTCTGGCGATAATGGGTTCAGTTGGTGTCGGCAAAACTCATATTATCAGTCGGATTCGCCATCACTTGAAAGAAAAAGGCGATGGTTTATTTATTTACAGCAGTTTCGATACTTACAGCGATCTCAATTTGGTTAAATACAACTTTCAACACAGTTTAGTTGAAAGTCTCAGCTACCCAGGCAGTCAAGGAGTGATGCAATTCCAGGAAGTTGCCGCATCCTTGGCGAATGATGGTTTGCAAGTCCTGAATCCGAAAAATAAAAGACAAGACCCCGCCAAGCTGATTAAAAATTTTGACAAAGTATATCAGCAAGGATTGGCAAAAAAGCAAAATTTAATCGATATTTTGCAGGAGCAAATTCTCAAAAGCAAACCCCAAGAAGATCCTTATATTGTCCGGGCGACATTATGGTTACTGTCTCAAAGTAAAGCCCCCTTTGCGCTGAAATGGTTATCCGGTGAAGAGTTGGCTCCCGCAACTGCTGCCGAGATGGGTTTACCTGCCAATGCCAACAAAACCAATCAGCAAAAAGAAAATGATGCATTAATCACAACTCTGCACATTTTAAATTTGATCAGTGTCTATAACCCAGTGGTCATTTGTTTCGATCAACTTGACATCGATCAAATAAATGATGCAGGTTTTACGACGGCTCAAGTAGCAGCTAATTTAGTCAGCACTCTTTATGATCAGTTAGAAGTGGAACTCGTTGGTCAAGGAGTAGTTATTTTGACTGTACTTATCCCAAATAAATGGAATAATGAGGTTAAATATTTAGGATCGGGAATTACCCACCGATTTTCGACATATACTAATAATCAACCTCTGGAATTAAACCCGCTCAATGGAGGTTTATTTGTAGACCTGGTAAAATTATGGCTGAATGAGTTTTACCAAAAACACAACCTAGTTCCGCCGGATCCTCTTTATCCCTTCCAAGAAAGTGATCTGCTCAATTATGGCAAAAATAAACCCACAGTTCGGGAAGGTTTAGAATGGTGTGCCAAAAACTTTAAAGCCCCAGACAAGCCGCCTTTGCCATCGGATCCAGTAGAGAGATTTCAATTAGCCTTACAAGCAGTTCGCTCTAGCAATCAAGTTAAAACATTAGATACTTTAGAGGATAGCGAGGCTAGTCAAACAATTGGCGCAGCTTTAAAGTTTAGCTTTCAAACTTTAATCGGCGAAACCTTCACCGGACAAACGCCCAGTGGTCAGCCCTTAAATAATGTGCAAATTATTGCCGTTGAAGAAATTACCCCCAAATCTAAAAATTCCGGCTGGATTAATTTTAAACTGGTGGGTGAAGAAAATGGTCAGCGGTTTAAACTTGGGGTGGCCGTTCTCGAACATACTCATGGGTTATCCGTCGGTGCCGGAATGCAGCGGTTAATTGACTATGACACTTTTGATCTGACTCGTGGCTGTTTGGTGCGGTCTGCGGAGAAAAAAATCCTGAAAAATTGGCATTCTTCTGGTTATTTGGAAACCCTGCTACAAAACGGTGGCGAATGGGCAGATTTAAAACCACAGGAAATTAAACCCCTGCTTGAGTTTTATTTTGTTAATGAGCAACGGGAAAACTACGGTCTGAGTGAACAGCAAGCGATCGAGTTTAGCAAACCGGAGATTATTCAGAATCCTTTATTGTTGGAAATCTTAAGCAGTCCTACGGCGATTATTGAGGATATCATTAAGCTTTTTGATGATGATAGCGATGACGATGAAAATGGCTTTATATATATCGGAGGTTTGTTTGACACCGATGATGATAACGATGATGAGGATCTGACATAG
- a CDS encoding Mo-dependent nitrogenase C-terminal domain-containing protein, translating to MLNLIKIGQKIIATQTISNHKPFKALNPMRHWLNQLKIDNAKIAHLICQVIPTQCPFERKISLFGYTIHIPPLCKLNPLYEELISLRFRALCYLADECQEDIRHYC from the coding sequence ATGTTAAACCTCATCAAAATTGGCCAAAAAATCATCGCCACTCAAACCATTTCTAACCATAAACCGTTTAAAGCCTTAAATCCCATGCGGCACTGGCTGAATCAACTGAAAATTGACAATGCAAAAATCGCCCATTTAATCTGTCAGGTCATTCCCACCCAATGTCCCTTTGAGAGAAAAATTAGCTTATTCGGTTACACCATCCATATTCCTCCCTTATGTAAACTCAATCCCTTGTATGAAGAACTCATTAGTCTACGGTTTCGTGCCCTCTGCTACTTAGCCGATGAATGTCAGGAAGATATCCGTCACTATTGTTAG
- a CDS encoding ATP-binding protein: protein MDITDVLNLAEALIFMKTGKHLDHLQKAVLQGTFEGKTYTEIAAETYQSEGHVRNTGSELWKVLSAELKEEINKSNFRAVIEKVEFKNFSADNVGHVTVNNLNFCRESKLATTGNQQPEKKTPKQHLNLGDAPEITAFYGRKEELATLQNWILEKNSRLIAILGLRGIGKTTLALQLLEQIKPEFDYIIYRSLRFSPTPETTLSNLLEIFSPSDIPNNIETQICQLLEYLRQYRCLIVLDDVQMLFTAQKLAGHYKIGGENYQRFFKLMAEVSHNSCLILIGSEKPREIANYEKENKYCRSLVLSGLGIEAEEILRQQNLSDESSWESLIEIYQGNPHWLKLTATLIHELCGGRVADFLQFEMPIISDSLAELLDDALERLTEAEKSTIYHISQAAEPVSLGQIFQEIQMSSTDLFNVMHSLKRRFLVEDIPQDKINFFTVNPVFKAYGKKDG, encoded by the coding sequence ATGGACATCACAGACGTGCTTAACCTCGCAGAAGCGTTGATATTTATGAAAACTGGCAAGCACTTAGACCATCTGCAAAAAGCTGTCCTCCAGGGAACATTTGAAGGGAAAACTTATACCGAAATCGCCGCAGAAACTTATCAAAGCGAAGGGCACGTCAGGAATACTGGATCGGAACTCTGGAAAGTGTTATCAGCAGAATTAAAAGAAGAAATTAATAAATCAAATTTTCGAGCAGTTATTGAAAAAGTAGAATTTAAGAATTTTTCCGCAGATAACGTAGGTCATGTAACAGTTAATAACCTCAACTTTTGCCGCGAAAGTAAACTAGCAACCACCGGCAACCAACAACCGGAAAAAAAAACACCAAAACAACATCTAAACCTCGGTGATGCCCCAGAAATTACCGCATTTTACGGACGCAAAGAAGAACTTGCCACCCTGCAAAACTGGATTCTAGAAAAAAACAGCCGATTGATTGCCATATTAGGACTCAGAGGCATCGGCAAAACTACCCTCGCGCTTCAACTTCTCGAACAAATAAAACCGGAATTTGACTATATTATTTATCGTAGTCTGCGTTTTTCCCCGACTCCAGAAACAACCCTGAGCAACCTGCTAGAAATCTTCTCTCCTTCAGACATTCCCAATAATATAGAAACCCAAATTTGCCAACTTCTCGAATATCTGCGGCAATATCGCTGTTTGATTGTGCTTGATGATGTGCAAATGCTTTTCACTGCTCAAAAACTGGCAGGACACTATAAAATCGGCGGGGAAAATTATCAACGTTTCTTTAAACTCATGGCCGAAGTTTCTCACAATAGTTGTTTAATTCTCATTGGTTCGGAAAAACCGCGAGAAATTGCTAACTACGAAAAAGAAAATAAATATTGTCGCAGCTTAGTTTTATCCGGTTTAGGAATAGAAGCTGAAGAAATATTAAGACAACAAAATTTAAGCGATGAGTCAAGCTGGGAAAGTTTAATTGAGATTTACCAAGGCAACCCCCACTGGCTAAAACTCACCGCCACCCTGATTCACGAATTATGCGGTGGTAGAGTGGCGGATTTTTTACAGTTTGAAATGCCGATTATTAGTGACTCTTTGGCAGAATTGTTAGACGATGCTTTGGAACGTTTGACCGAGGCTGAAAAATCGACGATATATCACATTTCACAGGCAGCAGAACCCGTGAGTTTGGGGCAAATTTTTCAGGAAATCCAGATGTCCTCAACAGACTTATTTAATGTGATGCATTCCCTGAAACGCCGGTTTTTAGTTGAGGATATTCCTCAAGATAAAATTAATTTTTTTACAGTGAATCCTGTGTTTAAGGCGTATGGGAAAAAAGATGGGTAA